From the Saccharomycodes ludwigii strain NBRC 1722 chromosome I, whole genome shotgun sequence genome, one window contains:
- the HMF1 gene encoding putative isoleucine biosynthesis protein HMF1 (similar to Saccharomyces cerevisiae YER057C | HMF1 | Homologous Mmf1p Factor (paralog of YIL051C | MMF1)), translated as MFRNFIRNTQVLKRSVSTLKPIRTQLAPPPAASYSQAIKVNNLIFVSGQIPMTPENKPVEGTVSDKAEQVIQNVKNILEAGNSGLENVVKVNIFLADIKDFGEFNGVYAKYFNTHKPARSCVAVKDLPLGVALEMEAIAVEKD; from the coding sequence ATGTTCagaaattttattagaaacacccaagttttaaaaagatcTGTTTCCACTTTGAAACCAATTAGAACTCAATTAGCACCACCACCAGCTGCTTCTTATTCCCAAGCTATTAAAGTTAACAacttaatttttgtttctggTCAAATCCCAATGACCCCAGAAAATAAACCTGTCGAAGGTACTGTTTCTGATAAAGCAGAACAAGTTATTCAAAATGTTAAGAATATTTTGGAAGCTGGTAACTCCGGTTTAGAGAATGTTGTCAaagttaatattttcttggCTGATATTAAAGACTTTGGTGAATTTAACGGTGTTTATGCCAAGTACTTTAATACTCATAAGCCAGCTAGATCTTGTGTTGCTGTTAAGGATTTACCATTAGGCGTTGCTTTAGAAATGGAAGCCATTGCTGTTGAAAAAGACTGA
- the RPL34A gene encoding 60S ribosomal protein eL34 (similar to Saccharomyces cerevisiae YIL052C | RPL34B | Ribosomal Protein of the Large subunit (paralog of YER056C-A | RPL34A)), protein MAQRVTYRRRNPYNTKSNQIKVVKTPGGNLRAQHVKKLATRPKCGDCGIALPGVVALRPRQYANVSKTKKTVSRAYGGSRCANCVKERIVRAFLIEEQKIVKKVVKEQAEAAKKAEKTKGKNKK, encoded by the exons ATGGCTCAACGTGTTACTTacagaagaagaaatcCAT ACAACACTAAATCCAACCAGATCAAGGTTGTTAAGACCCCAGGTGGTAACTTGCGTGCTCAACACGTTAAGAAGTTAGCTACTAGACCAAAGTGTGGTGATTGTGGTATTGCTTTACCAGGTGTTGTTGCTTTGAGACCAAGACAATACGCCAATGTTTCTAAGACTAAAAAAACTGTTTCTAGAGCTTACGGTGGTTCCAGATGTGCCAACTGTGTCAAAGAAAGAATTGTCAGAGCTTTCTTAATTGAAGAACAAAAGATTGTTAAGAAGGTTGTTAAGGAACAAGCCGAAGCTGCCAAGAAGGCTGAAAAGACCAAGGGtaagaacaagaaataa
- the NEO1 gene encoding aminophospholipid-translocating P4-type ATPase NEO1 (similar to Saccharomyces cerevisiae YIL048W | NEO1 | NEOmycin-resistance), whose protein sequence is MSFAPPPGSTRLANTQLSGKNNINSSNNNNNNNKNNINKKIKQSSHYQSHFDESLEAALDSLELGDIPDSGRSSVESFELHTLNNNNNTSQSNKNNSTNNTSSTPDYRENVDLSTTNTNNNTDNNIIKSKNISIPNFISMFFSRVSAKQPYSKIELSEGNVEREIQPHTTPVFDRNKYPSNAISNAKYNPITFVPIILYEQFKFFFNLYFLLVALSQTIPALRIGYLSSYVLPLAFVLAVTMSKEALDDIQRRKRDKESNNELYEVINQSKLVPSKDLKVGDLVKLHKGIRIPADMILLQSSEASGETFIKTDQLDGETDWKLRVSCPVTQKLSNDQLINNITIVAEVPHKSIHTFTGKLTFNETTSHALTVDNALWANTVLASTGTCIGCVIYTGSDTRQAMNTTTPKVKTGLLELEINNLSKILCLSVFILSILLVLFAGFDNPDWYIDVMRYLILFSSIIPVSLRVNLDLGKSVYAYQIEHDTSIPETIVRTSTIPEDLGRIEYLLSDKTGTLTQNDMELKKLHLGTIAYTQESFDLLRDSVSSVTEGVSSPGNVATSNIDGSTIGMGTNKINSRRNINQRVYDMLITLALCHNVTPTFEDNGELSYQAASPDEIAIVKFTQEVGLSLFKRDRESITLYQEASKSYLEYKILYVFPFNSDTKRMGIIVKSQSPAQDDYWFLEKGADTVMTKIVASNDWLEEETGNMAREGLRTLVIGRKKLSASKYKIFSSEYEKASLSMINRDEAMSKCITKYLEHDLELLGLTGVEDKLQKDVKTSIELLRNAGVKIWMLTGDKVETAKCVSISAKLISRGQYVHTIIKKSKPEESALSSLEYLTVNKNAVLIIDGESLGMYLTYYREEFFNAVIQLPAVVACRCTPQQKADVAMFIRQFTGKRVCCIGDGGNDVSMIQSADVGVGIVGKEGKQASLAADFSISQFCHLTKLLLWHGRNSYKRSAKLAQFVMHRGLIISVCQALYSICSSFEPIALFQGWLMVGYSTCYTMAPVFSLTTDHDIDESLAIIYPELYKELTEGKSLSYKTFFSWCLLSLFQGIVIQGFAQKFTSILEIDFTKMVALSFTVLVMNELTMVALEIKTWNKTMAIAEILTFICYFVTVPFLGEYFNLEYVLTVQFLIQMALILGLSIIPVWIAKAIYRKFNLPTYVKVQQFST, encoded by the coding sequence ATGTCGTTTGCGCCTCCTCCCGGATCAACAAGATTAGCAAACACTCAATTAAGtgggaaaaataatataaacagtagcaataacaacaacaacaacaacaaaaacaacatcaataaaaagataaaacaaTCAAGTCATTATCAATCACATTTTGACGAATCCTTAGAAGCTGCCTTAGATTCATTAGAATTGGGAGATATTCCAGATTCTGGAAGATCATCGGTGGAAAGTTTCGAATTACATACTctaaataacaataacaacacaagccaatcaaataaaaataatagtactaataatactagtaGTACGCCCGATTACAGGGAAAACGTAGATTTAAGCACCActaataccaacaataatactgataataacataataaaatcaaaaaatatcagTATTCCTAATTTCATCTCtatgtttttttctagGGTTTCCGCTAAACAACCGTATAGTAAAATTGAATTATCAGAAGGAAATGTAGAAAGAGAAATTCAACCTCATACAACACCGGTATTTGATAGAAACAAGTACCCATCAAATGCTATTTCAAATGCAAAATATAATCCCATTACTTTTGTTCCAATAATCTTGTACGAgcaatttaaattttttttcaacctATACTTTTTGTTAGTAGCATTGTCTCAAACTATACCAGCTTTAAGAATAGGTTACCTTTCGTCATATGTTTTGCCTTTAGCCTTTGTTTTGGCAGTTACGATGAGTAAAGAAGCCTTAGATGATATccaaagaagaaaaagagataAAGAATCCAATAATGAACTTTATGAAGTAATAAATCAGTCTAAATTAGTTCCTAGTAAAGATTTGAAAGTTGGTGATTTAGTTAAATTGCATAAAGGTATTCGAATTCCGGCCGATATGATTTTATTGCAAAGTAGTGAGGCGTCTGGAGAAACTTTTATCAAAACCGATCAATTGGATGGAGAAACTGATTGGAAATTACGTGTCTCTTGTCCGGTAACCCAAAAACTGTCAAATGACCAAttgattaataatatcaccaTTGTTGCAGAAGTGCCACATAAATCCATTCACACCTTTACTGGGAAATTAACGTTCAATGAAACCACCTCGCATGCGTTAACTGTTGATAACGCTTTATGGGCAAATACAGTTCTAGCATCCACAGGGACCTGCATTGGTTGTGTTATTTACACCGGGAGTGATACGAGACAAGCAATGAATACAACAACGCCTAAGGTGAAAACCGGACTACTAGAGTTAGAAATCAATAATctttccaaaattttatgtttgtctgtttttatattatctaTTCTTTTGGTGCTATTTGCTGGTTTTGACAATCCAGATTGGTATATTGATGTAATGAGATATTTGATTCTATTTTCCAGTATTATACCTGTTTCTTTACGAGTCAACTTGGATTTGGGGAAGTCAGTGTACGCTTATCAAATAGAACATGATACTTCTATTCCAGAAACAATTGTGAGAACAAGTACTATTCCTGAGGATTTGGGTCGTATTGAATATTTGTTAAGCGACAAAACTGGTACATTAACTCAAAATGATATGGAGTTGAAAAAACTACATTTAGGTACGATTGCATATACTCAAGAATCATTTGATTTATTGCGGGATAGTGTCAGTTCTGTAACTGAGGGTGTATCTTCTCCTGGGAACGTTGCCACTAGCAACATTGATGGCAGTACTATTGGCATGGGTACCAACAAAATTAACTCAAGAAGAAACATTAATCAAAGAGTTTATGATATGTTAATAACCTTGGCTTTATGCCATAACGTTACTCCAACATTTGAGGATAACGGGGAATTGAGCTATCAGGCAGCTTCGCCCGATGAGATTGCCATTGTAAAATTTACGCAGGAGGTTGGGCTCTCCTTATTTAAAAGAGATCGTGAGTCTATCACCTTATATCAAGAAGCCAGTAAGTCTTATTTGGAATACAAAATTTTGTATGTTTTCCCGTTTAATTCAGATACCAAGAGGATGGGGATTATAGTCAAGAGTCAATCGCCCGCTCAAGATGACTACTGGTTTTTGGAAAAAGGAGCTGATACTGTAATGACGAAGATAGTTGCTAGTAACGATTGGTTAGAAGAAGAGACAGGGAATATGGCGAGAGAGGGGTTGAGAACTTTAGTGATTGGCAGAAAGAAATTGTCAGCGTcgaaatataaaattttttcttccgAATACGAAAAGGCATCTTTATCCATGATTAACAGGGATGAGGCCATGAGCAAATGCATCACTAAATATTTGGAACACGATTTAGAACTATTAGGGCTAACTGGTGTTGAAgataaattacaaaaagaTGTTAAAACTTCCATTGAATTGTTGAGAAACGCAGGTGTTAAAATTTGGATGTTGACTGGTGATAAAGTGGAAACAGCCAAATGTGTTTCCATTAGTGCGAAATTAATATCACGTGGTCAATATGTTCACAcgattattaaaaaaagcaaGCCTGAAGAGAGTGCCTTATCATCTTTGGAATACTTGacagtaaataaaaacgcTGTTCTTATAATAGACGGTGAGTCTTTGGGTATGTACCTGACTTACTATAGGGAGGAATTTTTCAATGCGGTTATCCAATTACCTGCTGTAGTTGCATGTCGTTGTACTCCACAACAAAAGGCAGACGTTGCCATGTTTATTAGACAGTTTACTGGCAAAAGGGTTTGTTGTATTGGAGATGGTGGTAACGATGTTAGCATGATCCAATCTGCTGATGTTGGCGTTGGGATTGTGGGTAAAGAGGGGAAACAGGCATCTTTGGCTGCTGATTTTTCTATTTCCCAGTTTTGCCATTTAACCAAATTACTGTTATGGCATGGTAGAAATTCTTACAAGAGATCAGCAAAATTGGCACAATTTGTCATGCATAGGGGGCTAATCATTTCAGTTTGTCAAGCCTTGTATTCCATTTGCTCGTCATTTGAGCCTATTGCATTATTTCAAGGTTGGTTAATGGTTGGCTATTCTACATGTTACACCATGGCACccgttttttctttgaccACTGACCATGATATCGATGAATCCTTGGCGATTATATATCCTGAGTTATACAAAGAATTGACAGAGGGTAAAAGTTTGTcatataaaacattttttagCTGGTGTttgttatctttatttCAAGGTATTGTTATTCAAGGATTTGCTCAAAAATTCACTAGTATCTTGGAAATTGATTTTACAAAGATGGTCGCCTTAAGTTTTACAGTTTTAGTTATGAATGAGTTAACAATGGTTGCGTTGGAAATTAAAACTTGGAATAAAACAATGGCCATTGCTGAAATTCTAAcgtttatttgttattttgtaaCAGTTCCCTTTTTAGgtgaatattttaatttggaATATGTTTTAACTGTTCAATTTCTAATACAAATGGCCCTGATTTTAGGCTTATCTATTATCCCAGTTTGGATAGCAAAGGCAATTTATAGAAAATTCAATTTGCCAACATATGTAAAAGTGCAACAGTTTTCCacatga
- the SYG1 gene encoding Syg1p (similar to Saccharomyces cerevisiae YIL047C | SYG1 | Suppressor of Yeast Gpa1), whose translation MKFAEHLQESSIPEWNDKYLDYKLGKKKLKQINKNYHFDQLSKSSPSTFTDISALLSSGTNQGNNRENYQTQGDSTANSISSKNYTNEQLICIKNFIDNWVISTELVKCNEFYLWQLEHIAHRKFTALKTQVKIFKKLKKSKANKLNNNDTGSKFNNNADNITRNKLHKNKKKTDQHNNCTAIQDPLGNTIDDVLYYDSITSNTSSTSPIRKAVTKLIKSLDEIGLLPSLPNLNEFPSLKKKLSFGKDGTKNADSYSKDTHTPYARNQETFSYSKKQILKQLSNAISEFYLYLELLKSFRNINCMGFRKIVKKFDKTCNTQELSHFMSTILPQYEIYKDEQNINKKDDPITFWESQLSVWYVDTLSKDSKDRKTRSRHLASMTLQSSINELTVHKSNSATAQMFISGINMGISLCIIILALYLGATTAMDTNLHKILLPIWGGWYMIGLVAVMFNIDCFIWFKSKINYRFIIFGETLTTSKFGISLFHNDFTSTKIPAQLYFSTCVLITCCIFSFISLVLTKKLEPWSDIWPFVLISFLLLPKGLPFLDMLHSSKSWLLITIIRLIGSGFYPVEFADFFLGDIVSSLTYSMADIALYFCIISGNSQNCGSSNSKSMGVFTCLPSYWRMMQCFRRYFDSGDWFPHLLNGFKYAISLIYNICLTLYRLNKDVPIYRSLFFAFAILNSTFVSIWDLVMDWSLFQQNSSNFFLRNDLYLAGKRNWKTGKYSKKGKLIYYLAMIEDVLIRFQWIVYAVSPSGIQQNAMNSLAIAFAEIFRRFVWVIFRIENEHVANVHLFKVTGETELPFKIDEVLSDGSIDWDPSEQESIQEQLSQEAIERESIADDEIPYPLYPAAIDIERPPKVHRRLSAFEMVTKSIPWAHTSDFQRPSFSSLRIARSKNYLHHDDDDDDDDDDDDDDDDDDDDDDDDYDEDDDYDDNDDDDLDLDLENDGNISESEMESIR comes from the coding sequence ATGAAATTTGCAGAGCATCTACAAGAATCTAGTATCCCTGAATGGAATGACAAATATTTGGATTACAAATTAggtaagaaaaaattaaaacaaataaataaaaactacCATTTCGATCAATTATCCAAATCATCACCTTCAACTTTTACGGACATATCCGCATTATTGTCATCGGGTACTAATCAAGGAAATAATAGAGAAAATTATCAAACACAAGGAGATTCTACCGCTAATAGTATCTCTAgtaaaaattatacaaatGAACAATTAATAtgcattaaaaattttattgataattGGGTTATATCCACTGAATTAGTTAAATGTAAcgaattttatttatggCAACTAGAGCATATTGCTCACAGAAAGTTCACTGCTTTGAAAACACAGGTGAagatatttaaaaaattgaaaaaaagcaaagctaataaattgaataacAACGATACAGGCagtaaatttaataacaacgCCGATAATATTACTCGAAATAAATtgcataaaaataaaaaaaaaacggaTCAACATAATAATTGCACCGCCATTCAAGACCCTCTTGGCAATACTATTGATGACGTTCTTTATTATGACAGCATAACATCTAATACTTCATCCACTTCACCAATTCGAAAAGCAGTAactaaattaattaaatccTTAGATGAAATCGGTCTGTTACCTTCCTTGCCCAATTTAAATGAGTTTCCTtcgttaaaaaaaaaattgtccTTTGGTAAGGACGGAACCAAAAATGCAGACTCTTATTCGAAAGATACACACACACCATATGCAAGAAATCAAGAAACTTTTTCCtattcaaaaaaacaaatattaaaacaactGTCAAATGCAATCTCTgagttttatttatatctggaattgttgaaaagttttagaaatataaattgtATGGGTTTCAGAAAAATTGTCAAAAAATTTGACAAAACTTGTAATACGCAAGAATTATCCCATTTTATGTCTACAATATTGCCACAATAcgaaatatataaagatgaacaaaatatcaataagAAAGATGACCCAATCACCTTCTGGGAATCTCAGCTAAGCGTATGGTACGTTGATACTCTAAGTAAAGATTCAAAAGACCGTAAAACAAGGTCACGTCATTTGGCTAGTATGACTCTCCAATCCTCCATTAATGAATTAACTGTACACAAGTCAAACTCGGCAACTGCTCAAATGTTTATTAGCGGTATCAATATGGGTATTTCTTTGTGTATTATTATCCTAGCTTTATACTTAGgagcaacaacagcaatgGATACCAATCTACACAAGATCCTGTTGCCTATATGGGGCGGGTGGTACATGATTGGCTTAGTTGCTGTTATGTTTAATATTGATTGTTTCATATGGTTCAAGagcaaaattaattacagatttattatttttggtgaAACATTGACCACTTCAAAATTCGGTATTTCCTTGTTTCACAATGATTTTACAAGCACAAAAATCCCTGCACAACTATATTTCTCCACTTGTGTTCTAATTACATGTTGTATTTTCAGTTTTATCAGTTTGGTGCTTACTAAAAAATTGGAGCCTTGGTCCGATATTTGGCCATTTGTtctaatttcatttttgttattaccCAAGGGCTTGCCCTTTTTAGACATGTTACACAGTTCCAAGTCATGGCTCTTGATTACCATCATCAGATTGATAGGTTCTGGCTTTTATCCAGTGGAATTTGCCGATTTTTTCCTCGGCGATATTGTTTCCTCTTTGACTTACTCCATGGCCGATATCGCactatatttttgtataatatcAGGAAATTCACAAAATTGTGGCTCATCAAATTCAAAATCGATGGGGGTTTTCACTTGTTTGCCGAGCTATTGGAGAATGATGCAATGCTTTAGAAGATACTTCGATTCCGGCGACTGGTTCCCCCATTTATTAAATGGATTTAAGTATGCAATTAGTTtgatttataatatttgtttgaCACTGTACAGATTAAACAAAGATGTTCCAATCTATAGATCGCTTTTCTTTGCTTTTGCCATACTCAACTCCACTTTCGTTTCTATTTGGGATTTAGTTATGGACTGGTCTCTTTTCCAGCAAAACTCCtcaaatttctttttaagaAATGATTTATATTTGGCTGGTAAGAGAAATTGGAAAACTGGTAAATATTCCAAGAAAGGTAAATTGATCTACTACTTGGCCATGATCGAAGATGTGCTTATTAGGTTCCAGTGGATTGTCTATGCAGTATCACCTTCCGGTATCCAGCAAAATGCAATGAATAGTTTGGCTATCGCATTTGCTGAAATTTTTAGAAGATTTGTCTGGGTTATATTCCGTATAGAAAATGAACATGTTGCTAATGTTCATCTATTCAAGGTTACGGGAGAAACTGAATTACCATTTAAAATCGATGAAGTGCTGTCAGATGGTTCCATTGACTGGGATCCCTCTGAACAAGAAAGCATTCAAGAACAATTAAGCCAGGAAGCTATTGAGAGAGAATCGATCGCCGATGATGAAATTCCGTATCCACTTTATCCAGCTGCAATCGATATTGAGAGACCTCCAAAAGTTCATAGGAGATTATCTGCCTTTGAAATGGTGACGAAGAGTATTCCTTGGGCACACACAAGCGATTTTCAAAGGCCAAGTTTTTCTAGTCTGAGGATTGCACGTAGTAAGAACTACCTACATcatgatgatgacgatgacgatgacgatgacgatgacgatgacgatgacgatgacgatgacgatgatgatgatgattatgatgaggatgatgattatgatgACAACGACGATGATGACCTTGATCTTGACCTTGAAAATGATGGCAATATAAGCGAAAGTGAAATGGAATCTATAAGATAA
- the HIS1 gene encoding ATP phosphoribosyltransferase (similar to Saccharomyces cerevisiae YER055C | HIS1 | HIStidine), protein MDLVNHLNDRVLFAVPKRVRGKTNKQKCVHIYNTEGRLYQEVVKILHGSDINFHKNDRLDIALSTNMPVALIFLRAADIPTFVGMGKCDLGITGVDVVRESQEENVSLAMDLQFGNCKLQVQVPEKGDIIEPKELIGKTVVTSFVNLSSEYFAKLEGTTVDKMTTKIKYVTGSVEASCALGVADGIVDLVESGETMRACGLKAIATVLETSAYLIENNKRPKSNPELLEIIKSRIEGVMTAQKYVYCNYNAPKCKLQQLLEITPGRRAPTISSINDDGWVAVSSMIERKNKGHIMDKLKSIGAADIMVFEISNCRV, encoded by the exons ATGGATTTAGTTAATCATTTAAATGACAGAGTATTATTTGCAGTCCCAAAGA GGGTAAGgggaaaaacaaacaaacaaaagtGTGTTCACATTTATAATACAGAGGGCCGTTTATATCAAGAAGTTGTTAAGATTTTACATGGATCGGATATCAATTTCCACAAAAACGATAGATTAGATATTGCGTTGTCAACTAATATGCCAGTAGCATTGATCTTTCTTCGGGCAGCCGATATTCCAACATTTGTCGGCATGGGTAAGTGTGATTTGGGTATTACCGGTGTTGATGTTGTGCGTGAAAGCCAGGAAGAAAATGTTAGTTTAGCGATGGACTTACAGTTCGGTAATTGTAAATTACAAGTTCAGGTTCCGGAAAAGGGTGATATCATTGAACCTAAAGAATTGATCGGTAAAACTGTGGTTACTTCCTTTGTTAACTTGTCTAGTGAATATTTTGCCAAATTGGAAGGTACTACTGTGGATAAAATGACCACTAAGATTAAGTATGTTACCGGGTCTGTTGAAGCTTCTTGTGCCTTAGGGGTTGCTGATGGTATTGTAGATTTAGTGGAAAGTGGTGAAACCATGCGTGCGTGTGGTTTGAAGGCAATTGCTACAGTTTTAGAAACCAGTGCTTAtttaattgaaaacaataaGAGACCAAAGAGTAATCCTGAATTGCTTGAGATTATTAAGAGTAGAATTGAAGGTGTGATGACTGCTCAAAAGTATGTCTATTGCAATTATAATGCACCAAAGTGCAAACTGCAGCAGTTACTGGAAATTACTCCTGGTAGACGTGCCCCTACTATCAGCAGCATTAATGATGATGGTTGGGTTGCTGTAAGCAGTATGAttgaaaggaaaaacaagGGACATATCATGGATAAATTGAAGAGCATTGGTGCTGCTGATATAATGGTTTTTGAAATATCTAATTGTCGTGTCTGA